In the Mesoplodon densirostris isolate mMesDen1 chromosome 11, mMesDen1 primary haplotype, whole genome shotgun sequence genome, ccccccaggaaaGCCTGAAGTCTGGTTACACAAAGCATGCTGCCCGCTTTCAGGGCTCTTTTCAGAAGGTTGAGGGCAGGGCCCAGGTTCTACGCCACCTGACACACATTCTCCATTTCAGTGTCCTCTGAACTGGACTGGGATtctttcttctggggctccaccCCTTCTACCTCCTCCACCGCCGCCGCAGTGCCTGTGAGGATGGCAAGTCGCTGGGCCAGGGTCTTGGTGTCAGGGAACAGGATAAAGTTGTAGATCAGCGAAGCCAGGACAGCCCCCGTCAGAGGTCCCACCCAGAAGATCTGAGGAGGCAGAAGTGGGTACCCTGCTCGTGAGCCGTCAGGACCATAGGGTGGTTTTGGGACCCCACCTGCTTCCCAGTGTTGACTTGGTCTCCCAGGAACCCTGGAGCCATCCACGAGGTGGCAAATTTGAGAAGCACAAGTCCTGACCTCCCACTCTGAGTCCCCACAGGTGAAGGGACCTTGCCTCCCACGGGGCTGGGCCAGGCTCCCCGGCACCCCTGCCTCTCTCTTCTCGCCTTCCCCATTCCAGCCCAGAACGCTGGCTAGTGCTGTTCCTGTccctgctggtgtgtgtgtgtgtgtgtgtgtgtgtgtgtgtgtgtgtgtgtgtctatttctgtttgtctttttctttatccaAGTTTGGAAATTGGTCCAGCTGGAAGGAGTGAATAAGGAAACAGCCAGGACTTGAGGCCTGGGCCAAGGCTGCAGCTCCTGCCCTGACTCATTTCTTGCCAGTCCACTGGGTACCTCGGACTTTTTGAAGCTGGAAAGAAAGGATACTGGCCCCGGTCTTCTGAGCTTCGGGAAACCTCCACTGGGGGTCAAGATAGTCTGTGGCAGGGGGACTTGTCTCCCCAGGTGTCTGTCCTCCTGCTGGTGAAAGTCCCTATTGCCACTGgagccctctcccttcccctggctGCCAGCAGAGGGTCTCACCCAGTGGACTGCGAACTTCCCGACGATGACAGCAGAACCAAAGGAGCGggctgggttcatggagcagccGGTGAAGTAGATCTGGGGAGTGAGTGCAGGTCAGGGCGTGAGGAGGCTGAAGGCAGGCCTGGGAGGGGACAGTGCCCTCCACCATGGCTCAGAGTCCCAGCCCCAGACTTGGCCTCTGCAGCACCCTATCCGGGGCCTGGAGTGCGGGGCACAGCCTTGGCCCCAAGACACGAGGGCTCAGGGAAGGACACTTCCTCGCCTTCAGGGCCCCTGCAGCCTCCCCAGGGAGGGACCAGTGGGTACATGGGCCCAGTGTCCCCTTTGCCCCTTACCCCAAAGAGGTGGCCCACTGCCACAGAGGCTCCAATCGTGGCAGCTGGGGAGCCAGTAGTCTGTCTGCTGTCGGTGGAAGCAAAAACGCAGAGCACGAGCTGCAGGGTCAGGACTAGCTCCACTGCCACCGCCTGGCCCGTGGAGACGCTGCTCCGGACCTGTGCAAGGGGGTTACACTAGAGCCAGCGGGCTCTGCCTGGGGTTGGTGACCCCTTGGGCCTCATTTCCTCACTGTAAGGGGTGAGAGGCCTCGCCACCGCCAGTCCCAGGACTTAAGGAGCTAATGGGCTGAGGAGAGCTGTGTGGTGGGGTTCAGGTGAGCCCCAGACACTTGCTCCCTGCAGAAGCGAGTGGCGCCCCTCCCACTACACGGCTCGGTTGGGGCCAGTGGTTCGGGGGAGGTGGGGGCTCAGGACTGGTGGGAGCAGGAAGGCTGGGGAAGCTAAGATGCACGATGCACGTCTGCAAGCTGCCTGGGAGGGGCTGTGGGTAGGAGTGGAAGGTGGGGACTCAGGGAAGTAAGTGGAACACAGATGTTTAGAGGAATCTGGGGGAGTGAGACAGGCCTCGGGGTgccggggagggagggacatgggACAACAGAGGAGTGGGGGACGTGGGGTGGGCCCGGGGAGGTGAAGTGCGTGCAGGGTCCCCTGCTGCTACCCACAGCTCCACCTCTCCCCACCTACCCCCACCCTTAAATGCCTGGCCCTTTTCCGACTCCTGTCCCTTAGCGTGGCTTCTTCCTGCTCCCCCTGTGCCTTGCACCACAATCCCATTCCTGCTCTCCCTGCACTAAGGCCACAGTCATTCCCctgggtcccaggtcccagcccagagcaggtgtggagcacatgctctgttacctccctgtcccctctcctccagcctggccctcccaccttTCCACCTGTATggacctgccccctccccctccctgcaccTACCACGTTGACCCCAAAGGTCTCTCGGATGTCCCCGGGCGTGACCCCGTAAAGCAGAGCGGCCCCCGCTGTGGCCCCTGCCAGCTGGGCAGCCACGTAGGCCACAGCACGGGGCAGGGAGATTTGGGAGCCCACGAGGAAGGCCAGAGTCACAGCAGGGTTGACGTGGGCCCCACTAGCCTTCCAGGTGATCTGCACGATCACAGCCGTGGCCAGGTTGAAGGTGATGGCAATCTGCAGCATAGAGGGAAGCGCCAAGGGCCATCTCAGAGCCGAGCCCACGCCAAAGAACACGTACAGCCCCGTGGCCAGGAACTCGGCAAACAGAGCCTTGCTGATGGTCGTCCAGAGCCGGCACACCAGCATCTTGGCCAAGCTGCGCCTGCCTGACTCCATTGCATCCGGGTCCTGGTGCCTTTGCTCCTGGGGCCTCTGTTTCTCTTCCCTCTGATCTCCTCTGCCTCCTCTGGTCTCCTGTCTCCGGGCTGCTCCGGCCCCAGCCTGCAGCTCTTCCACAGTGCTGCTGCCCTGAGGACTGTGTGGTCAGACTGGCCGGGGGCGGGCTGACAGGGTTATGTGCGTCTGGGTGGGTGGGAGTAGGGGTGGCATGACGGGTGGCTCTCACATGCCCGCTCCGCCCGAAGCTCACCTGACGGCTGGAGGAGGGGGGGCCCTCCCCGGGCACTGAGCTGGAACCTCCCAGGAGTTTTCCAAGCTGGACAGGCCTAACTCTGCTGCGGGCAGACGCCCAGCCTTGGGGGCCGCAGGTGCCAGAGTAGCGCGGGCCATGGGATTCCAGGGCACTCCCACCCCTGGTGTCAGCTTAGACGGAGCAAGATCACTCAGATCCCCAGGTCCAAGGCCTGCTTCAGAGGGCCCTGTGCACTCTCCGCAGCACCTGTTCTCCCGGCCCCCTTTGCCTGCAGGCTCGGCCTCCAAGTGGGCTCATGCTATTCTGAGCCCCATAAACCCAGATGTGAATGAAGCTCTGTCCTCCATTCCCACCTAGAACCCCACTCACTGAAAGCTGATGTGAACGGAGTCAGCTTTACTGAGGACGTGGGCCTGTGTGGGTGCAGGGGGGCAGATGGAGGGGGTGTTTATTCCACAGCTGATCAGTGACACCGTGGCAATGGGCACCTCTGCTGCCCGCCAGCCA is a window encoding:
- the AQP6 gene encoding aquaporin-6; this encodes MESGRRSLAKMLVCRLWTTISKALFAEFLATGLYVFFGVGSALRWPLALPSMLQIAITFNLATAVIVQITWKASGAHVNPAVTLAFLVGSQISLPRAVAYVAAQLAGATAGAALLYGVTPGDIRETFGVNVVRSSVSTGQAVAVELVLTLQLVLCVFASTDSRQTTGSPAATIGASVAVGHLFGIYFTGCSMNPARSFGSAVIVGKFAVHWIFWVGPLTGAVLASLIYNFILFPDTKTLAQRLAILTGTAAAVEEVEGVEPQKKESQSSSEDTEMENVCQVA